From a single Sus scrofa isolate TJ Tabasco breed Duroc chromosome 13, Sscrofa11.1, whole genome shotgun sequence genomic region:
- the EIF4G1 gene encoding eukaryotic translation initiation factor 4 gamma 1 isoform X9 encodes MNTPSQPRQHFYPSRAQPPSSAASRVQSAAPARPGPAAHVYPAGSQVMMIPSQISYPASQGAYYIPGQGRSTYVVPTQQYPVQPGAPSFYPGANPTEFGTYAGAYYPAQGVQQFPTGVAPAPVLMNQPPQIAPKRERKTIRIRDPNQGGKDITEEIMSGARTASTPTPPQMGGGLEPQANGETPQVAVVVRPDDRSQGASTGDRSGLPGPEHSPSESQPSSPSPTPSPPPILEPGSEPDLTVLSIPGDTLTAGMMQMSVEESTPITRETGESYCLSPEPTPLAEPILEVEVTLSKPVPESEFSSSPLQVPTPLASHKVEILPEPNGTVTSENLEPEVESSPELAPLPSPACPSESPMPIAPTAQPEELLNGAPSPPAVDLSPVSEPEEQAKEASASVAPPTILSATSAVSPPAASLAQEENMEEEEEEEEEGEAGEAEGEKGGEEPLPLESTPAPAHLSQNLEAAAATQVAVSVPKRRRKIKELNKKETVGDLLDAFKEVNPGVPEVENQPPLENNPSPEPEGNSVPLQPAETDETWDSKEDKIQNAENIQPAEQKYEYKSDQWKPLNLEEKKRYDREFLLGFQFIFASMQKPEGLPHISDVVLDKANKTPLRPLDPTRPQGINCGPDFTPSFANLGRPALSNRGPPRGGPGGELPRGPQAGLGPRRSQQGPRKEPRKIIATVSMTEDIKLNKAEKAWKPSSKRTAADKDRGEEDADGSKTQDLFRRVRSILNKLTPQMFQQLMKQVTQLAIDTEERLKGVIDLIFEKAISEPNFSVAYANMCRCLMALKVPTTEKPTVTVNFRKLLLNRCQKEFEKDKDDDEVFEKKQKEMDEAATAEERGRLKEELEEARDTARRRSLGNIKFIGELFKLKMLTEAIMHDCVVKLLKNHDEESLECLCRLLTTIGKDLDFEKAKPRMDQYFNQMEKIIKEKKTSSRIRFMLQDVLDLRRSNWVPRRGDQGPKTIDQIHKEAEMEEHREHIKVQQLMAKGSDKRRGGPPGPPISRGLPLVDDGGWNTVPISKGSRPIDTSRLTKITKPGSIDSNNQLFAPGGRLSWGKGSSGGSGAKPSDAASEAARPATSTLNRFSALQQAVPTESTDNRRVVQRSSLSRERGEKAGDRGDRLERSERGGDRGDRLDRARTPATKRSFSKEVEERSRERPSQPEGLRKAASLTEDRDRGRDAVKREATLPPVSPPKAALSEEELEKKSKAIIEEYLHLNDMKEAVQCVQELASPSLLFIFVRHGIESTLERSAIAREHMGRLLHQLLCVGHLSTAQYYQGLYEILELAEDMEIDIPHVWLYLAELVTPILQEGGVPMGELFREITKPLRPLGKAASLLLEILGLLCKSMGPKKVGSLWREAGLSWKEFLPEGQDVSAFITAQKVEYTLGEESEAPGQRLFSSEELSRQLEKLLKEGSSNQRVFDWIEANLSEQQVASNTLVRALMTTVCYSAIIFETPLRVDVAVLKARAKLLQKYLCDEQKELQALYALQALVVTLEQPANLLRTFFDALYDEDVVKEDAFYSWESSKDPAEQQGKGVALKSVTAFFKWLREAEEEESDHN; translated from the exons ATGAACACGCCTTCTCAGCCCCGCCAG CACTTCTACCCTAGCCGGGCCCAGCCCCCGAGCAGTGCAGCCTCCCGAGTGCAGAGTGCAGCCCCTGCCCGCCCTGGCCCAGCTGCCCATGTCTACCCTGCTGGATCCCAAGTAATGATGATCCCTTCCCAGATCTCCTACCCAGCCTCCCAGGGGGCCTACTACATCCCTGGACAG GGGCGTTCCACATATGTTGTCCCGACACAGCAGTATCCTGTGCAGCCGGGAGCCCCAAGCTTCTATCCAGGTGCAAACCCTACAGAGTTTGGGACCTACG CTGGCGCCTACTACCCAGCCCAGGGTGTGCAGCAGTTTCCCACTGGTGTGGCCCCCGCCCCAGTTTTGATGAACCAGCCACCCCAGATTGCTCCCAAGAGGGAGCGGAAGACT ATCCGAATTCGAGACCCAAACCAAGGAGGGAAGGATATCACAGAGGAAATCATGTCTGGGGCCCGAACTGcctccacacccacccctccccag ATGGGAGGCGGTCTGGAGCCTCAGGCTAATGGGGAGACACCCCAGGTTGCTGTTGTAGTCCGGCCAG ATGACCGGTCGCAGGGAGCAAGCACTGGGGACCGGTCAGGGCTGCCCGGCCCAGAGCACAGCCCTTCAGAATCCCAGCCTTCATCACCTTCTCCGACCCCATCACCACCTCCAATCTTGGAACCGGGGTCTGAGCCTGATCTTACAGTCCTCTCTATTCCTGGGGACACTCTGACAGCGGGGATGATGCAGATGTCTGTGGAAGAGTCAACTCCCATAACCCGTGAAACTGGGGAGTCATACTGTCTCTCTCCAGAACCCACTCCCCTGGCTGAACCCATACTGGAAGTAGAAGTGACGCTTAGCAAACCAGTTCCGGAATCTGAGTTCTCTTCCAGTCCTCTCCAGGTTCCCACCCCCCTGGCATCTCACAAGGTGGAAATTCTTCCTGAGCCTAATGGCACAGTCACATCTGAGAATTTGGAACCAGAGGTGGAGTCAAGCCCTGAGcttgcccctctcccttccccagcttGCCCTTCTGAATCCCCCATGCCCATTGCTCCAACTGCCCAACCCGAGGAACTGCTCAACGGAGCCCCCTCGCCACCAGCTGTGGACTTAAGCCCAGTCAGTGAGCCGGAGGAACAGGCCAAGGAGGCTTCAGCATCGGTGGCTCCCCCCACCATCCTTTCTGCCACTTCAGCTGTGTCTCCTCCAGCTGCTTCCCTTGCTCAGGAGGAGAacatggaggaagaggaagaagaggaagaggaaggagaagcaggagaAGCTGAGGgtgagaagggaggagaggaacCACTCCCCCTAGAGAGCACCCCTGCTCCAGCCCACCTGTCCCAGAATTTGGAGGCAGCAGCAGCCACCCAAG tGGCAGTATCTGTGCCAAAGAGGAGACGGAAAATTAAGGAGCTCAATAAAAAGGAGACTGTAGGAGACCTTCTAGATGCCTTCAAGGAG GTGAACCCAGGAGTACCAGAGGTGGAAAACCAGCCTCCTCTAGAGAATAATCCCAGCCCAGAACCTGAGGGCAACAGTGTGCCCCTGCAGCCTGCGGAAACGGATGAGACCTGGGACTCAAAGGAGGACAAGATTCAAAATGCTGAGAACATCCAGCCCGCTGAACAGAAGTATGAATATAAGTCAG ATCAGTGGAAGCCTCTAAACCTTGAAGAGAAAAAGCGTTATGACCGTGAGTTCCTGCTTGGCTTTCAGTTCATCTTTGCCAGTATGCAGAAGCCTGAGGGATTGCCCCATATCAGTGATGTGGTGTTGGATAAG GCCAATAAGACACCGTTGCGACCGTTGGATCCCACTCGGCCTCAAGGCATAAACTGTGGCCCAGACTTCACTCCGTCCTTTGCCAACCTTGGCCGACCAGCCCTTAGCAACCGTGGGCCCCCAAGGGGTGGGCCAGGTGGGGAGCTGCCCCGAGGGCCG CAGGCTGGCCTGGGACCCCGGCGGTCTCAGCAGGGTCCCCGAAAGGAACCACGCAAGATCATTGCCACAGTATCAATGACTGAAGACATAAAGCTGAATAAAGCAGAGAAGGCCTGGAAACCCAGCAGCAAGCGGACGGCAGCCGATAAGGACCGAGGGGAAGAGGATGCTGATGGCAGTAAAACCCAG GACCTGTTCCGCAGAGTGCGCTCCATCCTAAATAAGCTGACACCCCAGATGTTCCAGCAGCTGATGAAGCAGGTGACGCAGCTGGCCATCGACACTGAGGAACGGCTCAAGGGGGTCATTGACCTCATCTTTGAAAAGGCCATTTCAGAGCCCAACTTCTCCGTGGCCTATGCCAACATGTGCCGCTGCCTCATGGCG CTGAAAGTGCCCACTACAGAAAAGCCAACAGTGACTGTGAACTTTCGAAAACTGTTGTTGAATCGATGTCAGAAGGAgtttgaaaaagacaaagatgatgATGAGGTTTTTGAGAAGAAGCAAAAAGAGATGGATGAAGCTGCCACG GCAGAAGAACGGGGACGCCTGAAGGAAGAGTTGGAAGAAGCTCGAGACACAGCCCGGCGGCGCTCTTTAGGGAATATCAAATTTATCGGGGAATTGTTCAAACTGAAGATGTTAACAGAGGCAATCATGCACGACTGTGTGGTTAAACTCCTTAAGAACCATGATGAAGAGTCTCTTGAATGCCTTTGCCGTCTGCTCACCACCATTGGCAAAGACCTGGACTTTGAAAAGGCCAAG CCCCGAATGGATCAGTATTTTAACCAGATGgagaaaatcattaaggaaaaGAAGACTTCATCCCGAATCCGCTTTATGCTGCAAGATGTGCTGGATCTGCGACGA AGCAATTGGGTCCCGCGCCGAGGGGACCAGGGTCCCAAGACCATCGACCAGATCCACAAGGAAGCTGAGATGGAGGAGCATCGGGAGCACATAAAAGTGCAGCAGCTAATGGCCAAGGGCAGCGACAAGCGTCGGGGTGGCCCTCCAGGCCCACCCATCA gcCGTGGCCTTCCACTTGTGGATGATGGTGGCTGGAACACAGTCCCCATCAGCAAGGGCAGCCGCCCTATTGACACCTCACGACTCACCAAGATCACaaag cCTGGCTCCATCGATTCTAACAACCAGTTGTTTGCACCTGGAGGGCGATTGAGCTGGGGCAAGGGCAGCAGTGGAGGCTCAGGAGCCAAGCCCTCTGATGCAG CATCAGAAGCTGCTCGTCCAGCTACTAGTACCTTGAACCGCTTCTCAGCCCTTCAACAAGCAGTACCTACAGAAAGCACAGATAACAGACGTGTGGTACAGAG GAGTAGCTTGAGCCGGGAACGAGGTGAGAAAGCTGGGGACCGAGGAGATCGCCTAGAGCGGAGTGAACGGGGAGGTGACCGTGGGGACCGGCTTGATCGCGCACGGACGCCTGCTACCAAGCGGAGCTTCAGCAAGGAAGTGGAAGAGCGGAGTAGAGAGCGGCCCTCCCAGCCTGAGGGACTGCGTAAGGCAGCTAGCCTCACGGAGGATCGGGACCGGGGGCGGGATGCTG TGAAGCGAGAAGCCACCTTACCCCCTGTGAGCCCCCCGAAGGCAGCACTGTCCGAAGAGGAGCTGGAGAAGAAATCCAAGGCCATCATTGAGGAATACCTCCATCTCAATGACATGAAG GAGGCAGTGCAGTGTGTGCAGGAGCTGGCCTCACCCTCACTGCTCTTCATCTTTGTGCGGCACGGCATTGAGTCCACGCTAGAGCGAAGCGCCATTGCCCGTGAGCATATGGGGAGGCTGTTGCACCAGCTGCTCTGTGTTGGACACCTCTCCACTGCTCAGTACTACCAAGG GCTATATGAAATCCTAGAATTGGCCGAAGACATGGAAATTGACATCCCTCATGTGTGGCTCTACCTAGCAGAACTGGTAACGCCCATTCTGCAGGAAGGTGGGGTGCCCATGGGGGAGCTGTTCAG GGAGATTACAAAACCTCTCAGACCCCTGGGCAAAGCTGCTTCTCTGTTGCTGGAGATCCTGGGGCTCTTATGCAAAAGTATG gGTCCCAAAAAGGTGGGATCACTGTGGCGAGAGGCTGGACTCAGCTGGAAAGAATTCCTACCTGAAGGCCAGGATGTCAGCGCCTTCATCACTGCACAG AAGGTGGAGTATACCTTGGGAGAGGAGTCAGAAGCCCCTGGCCAGAGGTTATTCTCCTCTGAGGAGCTGAGCAGGCAGCTGGAGAAGCTGCTGAAGGAGGGCAGCAGTAACCAGCGGGTGTTTGACTGGATAGAG GCCAACCTGAGTGAGCAGCAGGTAGCATCCAACACATTGGTTCGAGCCCTCATGACAACTGTCTGCTATTCTGCAATTATCT TTGAGACGCCTCTCCGGGTGGATGTTGCGGTGTTGAAAGCACGAGCGAAACTGCTACAGAAATACCTGTGTGATGAGCAGAAGGAGCTGCAGGCGCTCTATGCTCTCCAGGCCCTTGTAGTGACCTTAGAACAGCCCGCCA
- the EIF4G1 gene encoding eukaryotic translation initiation factor 4 gamma 1 isoform X4: protein MNTPSQPRQHFYPSRAQPPSSAASRVQSAAPARPGPAAHVYPAGSQVMMIPSQISYPASQGAYYIPGQGRSTYVVPTQQYPVQPGAPSFYPGANPTEFGTYAGAYYPAQGVQQFPTGVAPAPVLMNQPPQIAPKRERKTIRIRDPNQGGKDITEEIMSGARTASTPTPPQMGGGLEPQANGETPQVAVVVRPDDRSQGASTGDRSGLPGPEHSPSESQPSSPSPTPSPPPILEPGSEPDLTVLSIPGDTLTAGMMQMSVEESTPITRETGESYCLSPEPTPLAEPILEVEVTLSKPVPESEFSSSPLQVPTPLASHKVEILPEPNGTVTSENLEPEVESSPELAPLPSPACPSESPMPIAPTAQPEELLNGAPSPPAVDLSPVSEPEEQAKEASASVAPPTILSATSAVSPPAASLAQEENMEEEEEEEEEGEAGEAEGEKGGEEPLPLESTPAPAHLSQNLEAAAATQVAVSVPKRRRKIKELNKKETVGDLLDAFKEVNPGVPEVENQPPLENNPSPEPEGNSVPLQPAETDETWDSKEDKIQNAENIQPAEQKYEYKSDQWKPLNLEEKKRYDREFLLGFQFIFASMQKPEGLPHISDVVLDKANKTPLRPLDPTRPQGINCGPDFTPSFANLGRPALSNRGPPRGGPGGELPRGPAGLGPRRSQQGPRKEPRKIIATVSMTEDIKLNKAEKAWKPSSKRTAADKDRGEEDADGSKTQDLFRRVRSILNKLTPQMFQQLMKQVTQLAIDTEERLKGVIDLIFEKAISEPNFSVAYANMCRCLMALKVPTTEKPTVTVNFRKLLLNRCQKEFEKDKDDDEVFEKKQKEMDEAATAEERGRLKEELEEARDTARRRSLGNIKFIGELFKLKMLTEAIMHDCVVKLLKNHDEESLECLCRLLTTIGKDLDFEKAKPRMDQYFNQMEKIIKEKKTSSRIRFMLQDVLDLRRSNWVPRRGDQGPKTIDQIHKEAEMEEHREHIKVQQLMAKGSDKRRGGPPGPPISRGLPLVDDGGWNTVPISKGSRPIDTSRLTKITKPGSIDSNNQLFAPGGRLSWGKGSSGGSGAKPSDAASEAARPATSTLNRFSALQQAVPTESTDNRRVVQRSSLSRERGEKAGDRGDRLERSERGGDRGDRLDRARTPATKRSFSKEVEERSRERPSQPEGLRKAASLTEDRDRGRDAVKREATLPPVSPPKAALSEEELEKKSKAIIEEYLHLNDMKEAVQCVQELASPSLLFIFVRHGIESTLERSAIAREHMGRLLHQLLCVGHLSTAQYYQGLYEILELAEDMEIDIPHVWLYLAELVTPILQEGGVPMGELFREITKPLRPLGKAASLLLEILGLLCKSMGPKKVGSLWREAGLSWKEFLPEGQDVSAFITAQKVEYTLGEESEAPGQRLFSSEELSRQLEKLLKEGSSNQRVFDWIEANLSEQQVASNTLVRALMTTVCYSAIICKRSQGVGGARVGPAAMWREGGRFWSLPPVLNQAECIIPLIPVFLPLVETPLRVDVAVLKARAKLLQKYLCDEQKELQALYALQALVVTLEQPANLLRTFFDALYDEDVVKEDAFYSWESSKDPAEQQGKGVALKSVTAFFKWLREAEEEESDHN from the exons ATGAACACGCCTTCTCAGCCCCGCCAG CACTTCTACCCTAGCCGGGCCCAGCCCCCGAGCAGTGCAGCCTCCCGAGTGCAGAGTGCAGCCCCTGCCCGCCCTGGCCCAGCTGCCCATGTCTACCCTGCTGGATCCCAAGTAATGATGATCCCTTCCCAGATCTCCTACCCAGCCTCCCAGGGGGCCTACTACATCCCTGGACAG GGGCGTTCCACATATGTTGTCCCGACACAGCAGTATCCTGTGCAGCCGGGAGCCCCAAGCTTCTATCCAGGTGCAAACCCTACAGAGTTTGGGACCTACG CTGGCGCCTACTACCCAGCCCAGGGTGTGCAGCAGTTTCCCACTGGTGTGGCCCCCGCCCCAGTTTTGATGAACCAGCCACCCCAGATTGCTCCCAAGAGGGAGCGGAAGACT ATCCGAATTCGAGACCCAAACCAAGGAGGGAAGGATATCACAGAGGAAATCATGTCTGGGGCCCGAACTGcctccacacccacccctccccag ATGGGAGGCGGTCTGGAGCCTCAGGCTAATGGGGAGACACCCCAGGTTGCTGTTGTAGTCCGGCCAG ATGACCGGTCGCAGGGAGCAAGCACTGGGGACCGGTCAGGGCTGCCCGGCCCAGAGCACAGCCCTTCAGAATCCCAGCCTTCATCACCTTCTCCGACCCCATCACCACCTCCAATCTTGGAACCGGGGTCTGAGCCTGATCTTACAGTCCTCTCTATTCCTGGGGACACTCTGACAGCGGGGATGATGCAGATGTCTGTGGAAGAGTCAACTCCCATAACCCGTGAAACTGGGGAGTCATACTGTCTCTCTCCAGAACCCACTCCCCTGGCTGAACCCATACTGGAAGTAGAAGTGACGCTTAGCAAACCAGTTCCGGAATCTGAGTTCTCTTCCAGTCCTCTCCAGGTTCCCACCCCCCTGGCATCTCACAAGGTGGAAATTCTTCCTGAGCCTAATGGCACAGTCACATCTGAGAATTTGGAACCAGAGGTGGAGTCAAGCCCTGAGcttgcccctctcccttccccagcttGCCCTTCTGAATCCCCCATGCCCATTGCTCCAACTGCCCAACCCGAGGAACTGCTCAACGGAGCCCCCTCGCCACCAGCTGTGGACTTAAGCCCAGTCAGTGAGCCGGAGGAACAGGCCAAGGAGGCTTCAGCATCGGTGGCTCCCCCCACCATCCTTTCTGCCACTTCAGCTGTGTCTCCTCCAGCTGCTTCCCTTGCTCAGGAGGAGAacatggaggaagaggaagaagaggaagaggaaggagaagcaggagaAGCTGAGGgtgagaagggaggagaggaacCACTCCCCCTAGAGAGCACCCCTGCTCCAGCCCACCTGTCCCAGAATTTGGAGGCAGCAGCAGCCACCCAAG tGGCAGTATCTGTGCCAAAGAGGAGACGGAAAATTAAGGAGCTCAATAAAAAGGAGACTGTAGGAGACCTTCTAGATGCCTTCAAGGAG GTGAACCCAGGAGTACCAGAGGTGGAAAACCAGCCTCCTCTAGAGAATAATCCCAGCCCAGAACCTGAGGGCAACAGTGTGCCCCTGCAGCCTGCGGAAACGGATGAGACCTGGGACTCAAAGGAGGACAAGATTCAAAATGCTGAGAACATCCAGCCCGCTGAACAGAAGTATGAATATAAGTCAG ATCAGTGGAAGCCTCTAAACCTTGAAGAGAAAAAGCGTTATGACCGTGAGTTCCTGCTTGGCTTTCAGTTCATCTTTGCCAGTATGCAGAAGCCTGAGGGATTGCCCCATATCAGTGATGTGGTGTTGGATAAG GCCAATAAGACACCGTTGCGACCGTTGGATCCCACTCGGCCTCAAGGCATAAACTGTGGCCCAGACTTCACTCCGTCCTTTGCCAACCTTGGCCGACCAGCCCTTAGCAACCGTGGGCCCCCAAGGGGTGGGCCAGGTGGGGAGCTGCCCCGAGGGCCG GCTGGCCTGGGACCCCGGCGGTCTCAGCAGGGTCCCCGAAAGGAACCACGCAAGATCATTGCCACAGTATCAATGACTGAAGACATAAAGCTGAATAAAGCAGAGAAGGCCTGGAAACCCAGCAGCAAGCGGACGGCAGCCGATAAGGACCGAGGGGAAGAGGATGCTGATGGCAGTAAAACCCAG GACCTGTTCCGCAGAGTGCGCTCCATCCTAAATAAGCTGACACCCCAGATGTTCCAGCAGCTGATGAAGCAGGTGACGCAGCTGGCCATCGACACTGAGGAACGGCTCAAGGGGGTCATTGACCTCATCTTTGAAAAGGCCATTTCAGAGCCCAACTTCTCCGTGGCCTATGCCAACATGTGCCGCTGCCTCATGGCG CTGAAAGTGCCCACTACAGAAAAGCCAACAGTGACTGTGAACTTTCGAAAACTGTTGTTGAATCGATGTCAGAAGGAgtttgaaaaagacaaagatgatgATGAGGTTTTTGAGAAGAAGCAAAAAGAGATGGATGAAGCTGCCACG GCAGAAGAACGGGGACGCCTGAAGGAAGAGTTGGAAGAAGCTCGAGACACAGCCCGGCGGCGCTCTTTAGGGAATATCAAATTTATCGGGGAATTGTTCAAACTGAAGATGTTAACAGAGGCAATCATGCACGACTGTGTGGTTAAACTCCTTAAGAACCATGATGAAGAGTCTCTTGAATGCCTTTGCCGTCTGCTCACCACCATTGGCAAAGACCTGGACTTTGAAAAGGCCAAG CCCCGAATGGATCAGTATTTTAACCAGATGgagaaaatcattaaggaaaaGAAGACTTCATCCCGAATCCGCTTTATGCTGCAAGATGTGCTGGATCTGCGACGA AGCAATTGGGTCCCGCGCCGAGGGGACCAGGGTCCCAAGACCATCGACCAGATCCACAAGGAAGCTGAGATGGAGGAGCATCGGGAGCACATAAAAGTGCAGCAGCTAATGGCCAAGGGCAGCGACAAGCGTCGGGGTGGCCCTCCAGGCCCACCCATCA gcCGTGGCCTTCCACTTGTGGATGATGGTGGCTGGAACACAGTCCCCATCAGCAAGGGCAGCCGCCCTATTGACACCTCACGACTCACCAAGATCACaaag cCTGGCTCCATCGATTCTAACAACCAGTTGTTTGCACCTGGAGGGCGATTGAGCTGGGGCAAGGGCAGCAGTGGAGGCTCAGGAGCCAAGCCCTCTGATGCAG CATCAGAAGCTGCTCGTCCAGCTACTAGTACCTTGAACCGCTTCTCAGCCCTTCAACAAGCAGTACCTACAGAAAGCACAGATAACAGACGTGTGGTACAGAG GAGTAGCTTGAGCCGGGAACGAGGTGAGAAAGCTGGGGACCGAGGAGATCGCCTAGAGCGGAGTGAACGGGGAGGTGACCGTGGGGACCGGCTTGATCGCGCACGGACGCCTGCTACCAAGCGGAGCTTCAGCAAGGAAGTGGAAGAGCGGAGTAGAGAGCGGCCCTCCCAGCCTGAGGGACTGCGTAAGGCAGCTAGCCTCACGGAGGATCGGGACCGGGGGCGGGATGCTG TGAAGCGAGAAGCCACCTTACCCCCTGTGAGCCCCCCGAAGGCAGCACTGTCCGAAGAGGAGCTGGAGAAGAAATCCAAGGCCATCATTGAGGAATACCTCCATCTCAATGACATGAAG GAGGCAGTGCAGTGTGTGCAGGAGCTGGCCTCACCCTCACTGCTCTTCATCTTTGTGCGGCACGGCATTGAGTCCACGCTAGAGCGAAGCGCCATTGCCCGTGAGCATATGGGGAGGCTGTTGCACCAGCTGCTCTGTGTTGGACACCTCTCCACTGCTCAGTACTACCAAGG GCTATATGAAATCCTAGAATTGGCCGAAGACATGGAAATTGACATCCCTCATGTGTGGCTCTACCTAGCAGAACTGGTAACGCCCATTCTGCAGGAAGGTGGGGTGCCCATGGGGGAGCTGTTCAG GGAGATTACAAAACCTCTCAGACCCCTGGGCAAAGCTGCTTCTCTGTTGCTGGAGATCCTGGGGCTCTTATGCAAAAGTATG gGTCCCAAAAAGGTGGGATCACTGTGGCGAGAGGCTGGACTCAGCTGGAAAGAATTCCTACCTGAAGGCCAGGATGTCAGCGCCTTCATCACTGCACAG AAGGTGGAGTATACCTTGGGAGAGGAGTCAGAAGCCCCTGGCCAGAGGTTATTCTCCTCTGAGGAGCTGAGCAGGCAGCTGGAGAAGCTGCTGAAGGAGGGCAGCAGTAACCAGCGGGTGTTTGACTGGATAGAG GCCAACCTGAGTGAGCAGCAGGTAGCATCCAACACATTGGTTCGAGCCCTCATGACAACTGTCTGCTATTCTGCAATTATCTGTAAGAGAAGCCAGGGAGTGGGTGGGGCAAGGGTGGGCCCAGCAGCcatgtggagggagggagggaggttttggtctttgcctccagttctgAACCAGGCTGAGTGCATTATTCCACTTATCCCTGTCTTCCTCCCTCTAGTTGAGACGCCTCTCCGGGTGGATGTTGCGGTGTTGAAAGCACGAGCGAAACTGCTACAGAAATACCTGTGTGATGAGCAGAAGGAGCTGCAGGCGCTCTATGCTCTCCAGGCCCTTGTAGTGACCTTAGAACAGCCCGCCA